The Thioalkalivibrio thiocyanodenitrificans ARhD 1 nucleotide sequence CCTTTCCTTCTCTCGCTGCCAGTCCCGTTCCCGGGCCACCGCACGCTTGTCGTGTTCCTTCTTGCCCTTCGCGAGGCCGATCTCCAGCTTGGCCCGGCCGCGTTTCCAGTAGAGGGCCAGTGGCGTGAGCGTGTAGCCGCGCCGTTCCACCTGGCCGATGAGCTTGTTGAGTTCTTCCCGGCGCAGCAGCAGCTTGCGGGAGCGCACCGGGTCGGGGTGGATGTGGGTGGAAGCGGTGGGCAGGGGGCTGATGTGGGCCCCGAACAGCCAGGCCTCACCGCCCTTGATGAGCACGTAGCTTTCGCTCAGCTGCACACGGCCGGCGCGCAGGCTCTTGACCTCCCAGCCTTCCAGGGCCAGGCCCGCCTCGAAGCGATCCTCGATAAAGTACTCGTGGCGCGCCTTCTTGTTGAGCGCGATCGTGCTGCCACCGGATTTCTTCGCTTGTCTTGACATGGGACGGGATTATACGCGATGGGGTGGCAGTTGAGCGGGGGAGACGGATTGCTCACAATAGCCGCCACGCCCGGGGAGGAATAACGGTGAGAAAAGAATCTTCCATTCACGGCCAGTGGTCATCCAAGCTGGT carries:
- the smpB gene encoding SsrA-binding protein SmpB is translated as MSRQAKKSGGSTIALNKKARHEYFIEDRFEAGLALEGWEVKSLRAGRVQLSESYVLIKGGEAWLFGAHISPLPTASTHIHPDPVRSRKLLLRREELNKLIGQVERRGYTLTPLALYWKRGRAKLEIGLAKGKKEHDKRAVARERDWQREKERALKHG